A genomic region of Diachasmimorpha longicaudata isolate KC_UGA_2023 chromosome 17, iyDiaLong2, whole genome shotgun sequence contains the following coding sequences:
- the LOC135170425 gene encoding pair-rule protein odd-paired-like: MLALAMRREHATGRSSGNNYEPANPLAGFDHLQQNPFAHHGSNESRRDQSMNEDGELQEFVDIAQVQQLLQQQTQQTQHHHHQQQPATSCLWGAVYPPPPPTIGYPHHHLHHHGATTNHPPGEDTQCGPAETTAAASTTTAADQSSIQRMTMDGIEVVGTQHHATAPFLLSSPPPGHHHHLHHHHHSAPSHHPHGYNIQTVQLSFDACLAYNTSPTSSVTAGRVSPTTGTTVNTANGTGNAVPLLTLSSCMTLHPASSNSPDLHHRHHHNHYHTDSQPHCDDPSSPGESAEKSIQRNGDDDDACSGNCRDELRDNGDKDKPGDLNTPVTTSSDLPSFFGPSALVEPPPISGSLTGEDLSLEEATVDDEDTQNRDHHHHRDNQDSVTTGQTTSSPQRHHQDDVDRCNVLQGGVILYSSPHSTVSSAPTSVNICNVPTLTYRGVFTTTCTQSSTLNTLQTPQQQQQQQQQQANQELWGSIPSPTSLTLTSQPFLHPTLHSSPYGNETVELLQVDSKPPPPPPGYHDTPSSTPTTWLSHEESYDPNLLSHHHQPHSHHQEPTLKQEPVTNSGYTPNVQQHQQPPQSQQQTSTNSGAVQLAEYNPSTSKGHEILSQVYQQSALPLRLVPVKPRKYPNRPSKTPVHERPYACPVDGCDRRFSRSDELTRHIRIHTGQKPFQCRICMRSFSRSDHLTTHVRTHTGEKPFCCEQCGRKFARSDEKKRHAKVHLKQRLKRESSHSNSRNHPQSHASSPCN, encoded by the exons ATGCTGGCGCTCGCGATGCGACGCGAACACGCAACTGGACGAAGTAGTGGTAATAATTATGAGCCGGCAAATCCACTAGCTGGTTTCGATCATCTCCAGCAGAATCCATTTGCACATCATGGGAGCAATGAATCGAGACGCGATCAATCGATGAATGAGGACGGCGAACTACAGGAGTTTGTGGATATTGCCCAGGTACAGCAGTTGCTCCAGCAGCAGACGCAGCAGACAcagcatcatcatcatcaacagcAACCGGCGACTTCCTGTCTGTGGGGCGCGGTTtatccaccaccaccaccgacCATTGGCTATCCTCATCATCATCTTCATCATCATGGAGCCACGACCAACCATCCGCCAG GCGAGGACACGCAGTGCGGACCGGCAGAAACAACCGCGGCGGCGTCAACCACCACCGCGGCTGACCAATCGTCAATCCAGAGAATGACGATGGACGGAATTGAAGTGGTTGGCACACAACATCATGCCACCGCACCATTTCTACTATCATCACCACCACCCGGCCACCATCATCAtctccatcatcatcatcattcagCACCGAGTCATCATCCACACGGCTACAATATACAAACTGTCCAGTTGAGTTTTGATGCATGTCTTGCGTACAATACATCACCGACAAGTTCAGTGACAGCGGGACGTGTATCACCGACAACTGGTACAACAGTCAATACAGCCAATGGTACTGGCAATGCTGTACCACTTTTAACACTGTCAAGCTGCATGACACTTCATCCAGCGAGCTCAAATTCACCGGATCTTCATCATCGACATCATCACAATCATTATCACACCGATTCACAGCCACACTGTGATGATCCATCGTCACCTGGTGAATCAGCTGAGAAGAGTATTCAGAGAAatggggatgatgatgatgcgTGCAGTGGTAATTGTCGGGATGAATTGCGGGACAATGGGGATAAGGATAAACCTGGGGATCTCAATACACCGGTAACAACCAGCAGCGATCTACCGTCGTTCTTTGGACCCTCGGCCCTCGTTGAACCGCCGCCCATATCAG GTAGTCTTACGGGCGAGGATTTGTCCCTCGAGGAGGCAACAGTAGACGACGAAGACACCCAGAATCGCGATCACCATCATCACCGTGACAATCAGGACAGCGTAACAACAGGCCAAACGACATCGAGTCCCCAGCGTCACCACCAGGATGACGTCGATCGTTGTAACGTCCTCCAAGGTGGTGTAATCCTGTACTCATCGCCACACTCGACGGTCTCATCAGCACCGACGAGTGTCAACATCTGCAATGTCCCAACCCTGACGTACAGAGGTGTCTTCACAACGACATGCACCCAATCCTCCACCCTGAACACCCTCCAGACGCctcagcaacagcagcagcagcagcaacagcaGGCGAACCAAGAGCTCTGGGGATCAATTCCCTCGCCGACATCTCTGACCCTGACCAGCCAGCCATTTCTCCATCCCACCCTGCACTCATCACCCTACGGTAACGAGACCGTTGAACTCCTCCAAGTCGACTCCAAACCACCTCCACCACCTCCCGGCTATCACGACACCCCCTCATCAACCCCAACGACCTGGCTGAGTCACGAGGAGAGTTACGATCCAAATCTCCTGTCCCATCATCATCAGCCCCACTCACACCATCAGGAGCCCACCCTCAAGCAGGAGCCCGTCACAAATTCCGGTTACACTCCCAATGTTCAACAGCATCAACAGCCACCCCAGTCCCAGCAACAGACCTCCACCAATTCTGGTGCTGTTCAACTCGCTGAATACAATCCAAGCACCTCAAAGGGACACGAAATATTGTCACAAGTTTATCAACAGAGTGCATTGCCCCTCAGACTCGTACCAGTTAAACCACGAAAGTACCCCAACAGACCCAGCAAAACACCTGTACATGAACGACCTTATGCTTGTCCCGTTGATGGCTGTGACAGACGTTTCTCACGTAGTGATGAACTCACTCGTCACATACGCATTCACACAGGTCAAAAGCCATTCCAGTGTCGCATATGCATGCGCTCCTTCTCCAGGAGTGATCATCTGACGACACACGTTAGGACACACACCGGGGAGAAGCCATTCTGCTGTGAACAGTGTGGTAGGAAATTTGCGAGGAGTGATGAGAAGAAGAGACATGCCAAGGTACATCTCAAGCAGAGGCTCAAGAGAGAGTCCAGCCATTCAAACTCCAGAAATCATCCCCAATCCCATGCCTCGTCGCCTTGTAATTAG